One Methanobacterium sp. DNA window includes the following coding sequences:
- a CDS encoding DUF1616 domain-containing protein, whose protein sequence is MKLSGNSDIIIVILITVLLIILTFVPILNDTSIRTLLGIIFILFLPGYSLTACLFTKKNDLTAIERFALSLGLSIMLTPLIAFALNFTPLGIRLIPLILSLSTFTIILILIAYIKRMKTSPDERFTVESAKFFKKNTQNFKNAPKTQKILVVVLITLIVIAIPLTTYVILKPKESEKFTEFYILGPNGTASNYPTNLTLGQAGNVNVVIVNHEQITTKYHLLIKLNNITIKNEDLTLSNNEKKEIPFTFTPSKTGKGQKLEFLLYKLPDDVNIYRSLHLWINVS, encoded by the coding sequence ATGAAACTATCAGGGAATTCAGATATCATTATTGTGATTTTAATCACAGTTTTATTGATTATACTTACATTTGTACCAATACTAAATGACACTTCAATCAGAACACTCCTAGGCATAATTTTTATACTATTTTTACCAGGCTATTCTTTAACTGCATGCCTATTTACAAAAAAGAATGATCTAACTGCAATTGAACGTTTTGCTTTGAGTCTGGGACTAAGCATAATGCTCACACCTCTAATAGCTTTCGCCCTAAATTTCACCCCATTGGGAATACGTTTGATACCACTCATTTTATCATTATCTACCTTTACAATCATATTAATTCTAATTGCATACATAAAACGGATGAAAACTTCTCCTGATGAAAGATTTACTGTTGAATCCGCCAAATTCTTCAAAAAAAATACACAAAATTTCAAAAACGCACCTAAAACTCAAAAAATTCTGGTGGTAGTGCTTATAACCTTAATTGTTATCGCAATCCCCTTGACAACTTATGTTATACTTAAACCAAAAGAAAGTGAAAAATTCACAGAATTTTATATTTTAGGGCCAAATGGAACAGCAAGTAATTATCCCACAAATTTAACTTTAGGGCAAGCAGGAAACGTTAATGTTGTTATTGTTAATCACGAGCAAATCACAACAAAATATCACCTTTTAATTAAGTTAAATAACATCACTATCAAAAACGAAGACCTCACCTTATCTAATAATGAAAAAAAAGAGATTCCATTCACATTTACTCCTTCAAAAACGGGAAAAGGCCAGAAATTAGAATTTTTACTTTATAAATTACCAGATGATGTTAACATTTACCGTTCTCTTCATCTTTGGATTAATGTTTCTTAA